The Sorangiineae bacterium MSr11954 DNA segment CGCGCCGCGATGTCGCCTTGCAAAAACTCCAAGTTGGGAAGCCGAAAGCGCTCGCGCGCCATCTCCACCATGGTCGGATCGAGATCGACGCCGGCCACGGCCAGCATGGGGTAGAGCGCCGCCAGGGCATGGCTCCCCGCCCCGGAGCCCATTCCCATGTCCGCCACCTTGCCCGTACAAAGAAGGTGCGCCGCGGTGAGCGCCACCTTTTGACGCATCGAGGCGTCCATTCCCTTCAAGTACCGCTCGTACGCCTCCCGATTGCCTCGACTGGGATTCATCGCCCACACTCTAATGGAGCGTCCGCCATCGCGGATCCGCCGTCCTTGACTTATAGTCGATGTGCATATATGTTCTCTGCATATATGGTGGCCAGCCCGAACAAAAGCGGAAAACGGGGGAGAACGACCCCCGAGTCACCCGAAGAGGCCGCCTTTTTGGAGCGCTACGAGGCGGCCGAGTTCGAGCGTCCGTCGGTGACGGTGGACGTGGTCCTGCTCACCGTTCGAAACGGTGAGCTCTTTACCTTGGTGGTGCCGCGCGCGGAGCACCCGCACAAAGGGCGCTGGGCCTTGCCGGGCGGCTTCGTTCGCATCCACGAGCCGCTGGAGGACGCGGCCTTTCGCGTCCTTCGCACCAAGTGCTCGCTCGAGAACGTCTATGTCGAGCAGCTCTGCACCTTCGGCGAACCCGACCGCGATCCACGGATGCGCGTCATTTCCATTGGCTACTTCGCCTTGGTCGACGCGCGGAGGTTCGATCAATCGCACGCCTCGCCGAGGCGATCGGGGCAGGGGACCATGGCGCGCGTGGTCGTGCCGTGGGAGGGCGAAGCAGGCGGCCCCGTGACCCTCGTCTCCGCCGAGACGGGGGAGCCCATGCCGCTCGCCTTCGATCACGAGGATATCTTGGGGGCCGCGGTGCGGCGCATTCGGGGCAAGCTCGATTACTCGCCCATTGGATTCCAGCTCTTGCCCGAGCGCTTTACCCTCTTGGCGCTCCAAGAGGTTCATGAAACGGTGCTCGGGCGAAAGCTCAACAAAGATTCCTTCCGCCGCCGCATGCTGGCGTCGGGAGAGCTCGCCGCCACCGGGGAAATGCAGAGCGGCGTCGATCATAGGCCGGCCGAACTTTATCGTTTTTTGAGGCGATCAGCCGTTTGAGGCGGGAGCTTGAGCCATGTCTCTTCTTCGTACCGATGGATACAAATTCAGCATGGCGGAAGCCGGTTGGCCCCTCCGCCAGGAGACATTCTATTACGCCCAGCGCAAAGGCGGCGCGGCGATTCTGCCGTTCGACGTGGAGACGGAGCTGCAAAAGCTCATGCCCATGCCGACCGACGACGACTACGCGTACCTCGCCGCCCATGAATACGAGATGGGCGCGGGGTTCAAGGCCGCGGTCTTGTTTCGCAATCAGGTGGTGGTGCGCGCGCTGCCAAAGGGGACGTGGTTCCTCCCGCGCGAGCCGGTCTTCTCCGTGACGGGGCCCTCGGCGCTGGTCTCCTGGTTGGAGCCGCTCGCGTTGCATTTGCATTACCGCATTCAATTGGCGTCGTTGGCCCTGACGGAGCCCTCGGCCCTGGCCGCCGAGGTGGGGACCGTCACCTGCGAGGAGCAGAAAGACATCGTCCTCTCCACCCTCGATTCGGTGGGGGTGCGCGCGCCCAAGGTGATGGTCGATTCGGAGGCGTACTTCGAGCGGGTGCGGGCGACGGCCGCCAACCTCGTTCGCATCGTGGGCGATCCGGCGCGCATCTTCGAGGTGGGGCTGCGCGCGGCCACCTGCGTCAAGCAGCATGAGCTTGCGCTGCAGGCGTGCAAAGCCGCGGGCATCCGCCGGACGAGCCACGTGTGGGCCGCGGCGAGGCTCGATATGATCCCGGTGGGAACGATGGGCCACGAGCACGTGCAGCGATTCGGCTCCGACGAAGCGGCCTTCCGCGCCATGCGCGATCGGCGCCCGGGGCGATCGAGCTACCTGCTCGACACCTTCGATACGATTCGCTCCGGCATCCCCGCCGCCTTTCGGCTGATGGGCGAAGAGGGCTATCAGCGGCGCGGCGACTCGATCCGCTACGACTCGGGGGACAAAGAGATGCAATACCGCTACGCGGCTCAAGAGGCGCGCAAGCGGGGCATCCGCACCGTTCAAATCCTGGAAGACGGCTTCGACGCCGCGCAGACGGAGAAATTCGAGGTGCTGCGCCGCGAGGTGGGCTGGACGCCGGAGGAGCAGTTCTACGGCTACGGCGGTTACCTCATCGCCAAGCCGAGCGGCACCAGCCTCGTTCGCGATCGGGTGGCGGCCGTCTACAAATTGAGCCAGACCGCCACCTCGCCGACCATGAAGTTCGGTGACGATTCCGGCATCGGCAAGGAGAGCATCCCCGGCAACCCGGTGGTCTTTCGGCGCCGCAGCGGCGACGGTCCGCGCGGTGTCATCGGGCAAGCTGGCGAACCCCCGCCCCAAGGATACGAGCAGCTCACGGGCGGCGACGTCGACCCTCCGCGCTCCATCGGAGCCCTCGATGCTCCCCCCTCGGGGCGCGGGGCCCTCGACGTGGCGCTCTCGGACGCGACCCAGGCGCTCGCCGCCAAGCTTCACGTGGCGCGCAAAGCGCTCGTGGCGGAGACGAGCCCATGAGCGCGCGCCCTTTGCCGCTTCCGGAGTTCTTCGATCCCGCGAACGCCGCCCGCTACCATTATGTGCCCGATGCGCAGCGGCTCTTCACCGAGGCCGCGCGATGGCGAAAAGAATACGGAATCACGCCGTCGTCGCGCGATGCGTGGAATGTGCACCTGCTCCTCATCGACGTCCAGAAGGACTTCTGCTTTCCGGAGGGCTCGCTCTATGTGGCCGGCCGCAGCGGGCGGGGTGCCATCGACGACAACCGCCGCCTGGCGGAGTTCATCTACCGCCATTTGAACGCCATCACCCATGTGACGGCCACGCTCGATACGCATTTGGCATTTCAAATCTTCTTTCCCTCGTTCTGGGTCGACGAAGACGGCGCGCCGCTCGCGGCCTTCCGCGAAATCACCACCGATGACATCGATTTAGGCCGCGCGCGACCCAACCCCGACGTGGCCGCGTGGCTGTGCAACGGCGATCGAGCTTGGCTCTTGCGCCAAGCGCGCCACTACTGCGCGGAGCTGGAGAAGGCCGGCAAGTACCGCCTCTATTTATGGCCGCCGCACTGCATTCTGGGGAGCGCGGGCCATGCTCTGGCCGGCGTCCTCGACGAGGCGCGCATGTTTCACGCGTTCGCGCGCAGCGCGCAATCGCGGATCGAGGCCAAAGGCGACAACGTGCTCACGGAGAACTATTCCGTATTTGGGGCCGAGGTCCTTTCGCGCCACGATGGTCCGCCGCTCGCGCAGCGCAACACGGCGCTGCTCGATACGCTCCTCACGGCCGACGCCGTCCTGGTGGCGGGACAAGCGGCGAGCCACTGCGTGAAGAGCTCCATCGACGATCTCTTGGACGAGATTGTTCGCGTCGACGAACGCCTCGCGCAAAAGGTGTACATCCTCGTGGACTGCATGTCCTCAGTGACCGTGCCCGACGGGCGCGGGGGCTTCGCGGCCGATTTCACGCCCGACGCCGAGCGCGCGCTCGCGCGGTTCCGCGAGGCGGGCATGCACCTGGTTCGCTCCACCGATCCGATGGCGCCTTGGGCTGCGGGTGCGCAGCGGACTGAGGCCTCTCTCCGCGGCTGAGGCGCTCGTTCGGCGATTCGCGCCCGCGGCCAGGTGAATTGCCGGCAACGGATCGAGTGCGTAGCATATCGGCCTCGTGCATGGCATCGACGAATTTCGCGCCGACGGGTGCCGAGCAAGTCTTGGCCGACCGCTTCGTTATCGAAAAGGAGGCTGGTCGCGGCGGCATGGGGATCGTCTATCGTGCGTTTGATCGGCTAACCGAGCGCACGGTCGCGATCAAATTGTTGCACGAGCGGTCACCCACCGCCATCCGTCGGTTTGCGCTCGAAGCCGATGCGCTGGGCAAGATCGATCATCCGAACATCCTGCGTTACCTGGCCCACGGTGTCGCGGACGATGGATCGCCTTATCTTGCCATCGAGTGGATCGAGGGCGAGAGCTTGCGCGCCCGGCTCGAACGCCTCGCCTCCGCCAACGAGTTTCTCGACGTCTCGGATGTCATCGAGCTGGGGCAGCGGCTGGCCGCGGCGCTGGCGGTGGCGCACGCACACCACATCGTTCATCGCGACGTCAAACCCAGCAACATTCTGCTCGTCGATGGCCACATCGGGCGGCCCAAGCTCATCGACTTCGGCATCGTGCATACGGTGTTTGCCGAGCATACGACCACGTCCGGCACCGTGCTCGGGACCGTGGGGTACATGGCCCCGGAGCAGGCGCGGAGCGAGGAGGATCTCGACGGGCGCGCCGATTTGTTTTCGCTCGGGTGCGTGCTCTTTCGAAGCCTCACCAACCGCGATGTCTTCGAGGGCTCCGATCCCGCGACGGTGCTCTCCAAGCTGCTCCTGCACACGCCCCCGCGGATCTCCGAGCTTCGCCCGGGCGTCCTGTACGGGCTCGATCAGCTGGTGGCGCGGTTGCTCTCCAAGGAGCGCACGGAGAGGCCGCAGACGGCGTCGGAGGTTCGCGATGTGCTGATTCGAATCGGCGCGAGCCTTCTGGATCCGACATTGAGCGCGCAGAGGCCCGCGCTGCTGCCGCGCAAGCTCCTTCGAGAGTCGGAGCAGGTGCGCGACTCCGAGCAGGTGCGCGACTCCGAGCAGGTGCGCGACTCCGAGCGGGTGCGCGAGGCGGGGCGCGTGCGCGAGTCGGAGCCTGGTCCGAGCACGAAGCCGGACGCGGAGGTTTCGCCGCGGTCCGTGGTGCGGCGCTCCGCGGTGCCGCTCGGTGCCGCCGTCGTGATCGCGATGCTCGTCGTCGGGATCGCGCTCGGATCGTGGCGGCCGCGCGGTTCGTCGGTTGGCACGTCGAAGGTGGCGGCGCCGGTGGGCACGGCGCTCACGGCTCTTCCACTTGCCACGTCGTGCCCTCCCTCGGTGACCGGGTTGTATCAGGGAGGGCTCAAGTCCCTGCGCGAAGGTCGGTGGGGAGGAGCGCGCCGCTACTTCGACAAGGCGGCGCAAATCGATGAATCGTGCCCGCAAGTGCAGCTCCAACGTCTCATCGTCAACACGGACGGCGTCACGCCCTTGGCCGTGCAGCGTGAGCGCTTTCGAAGCTCGATGCACGTTCGCGATGCGCTGAGCACCCGCGATCGCATGATCATGGATGCCATCGCCGTGCTCCTCGCCGAGGAGGTGCCCCGCGCCGAAGAGGCGAACCGGATCCTCGACGAGGCGGTCCGCCAGTTTCCTCTGGACGCGCAGCTCCTCGTCTACTCCGCGTACACGAAGCTGGATCACGTGCGGAGCCGGCAAGACGTGGAAGCGGCGCTGGCGAACGCGCGCAAGGCGGCGGAGGTCGATCCCGCGTACGCCGACGCGTGGCAAGCCGGGGCCGA contains these protein-coding regions:
- a CDS encoding NUDIX domain-containing protein, translating into MFSAYMVASPNKSGKRGRTTPESPEEAAFLERYEAAEFERPSVTVDVVLLTVRNGELFTLVVPRAEHPHKGRWALPGGFVRIHEPLEDAAFRVLRTKCSLENVYVEQLCTFGEPDRDPRMRVISIGYFALVDARRFDQSHASPRRSGQGTMARVVVPWEGEAGGPVTLVSAETGEPMPLAFDHEDILGAAVRRIRGKLDYSPIGFQLLPERFTLLALQEVHETVLGRKLNKDSFRRRMLASGELAATGEMQSGVDHRPAELYRFLRRSAV
- a CDS encoding nicotinamidase is translated as MSARPLPLPEFFDPANAARYHYVPDAQRLFTEAARWRKEYGITPSSRDAWNVHLLLIDVQKDFCFPEGSLYVAGRSGRGAIDDNRRLAEFIYRHLNAITHVTATLDTHLAFQIFFPSFWVDEDGAPLAAFREITTDDIDLGRARPNPDVAAWLCNGDRAWLLRQARHYCAELEKAGKYRLYLWPPHCILGSAGHALAGVLDEARMFHAFARSAQSRIEAKGDNVLTENYSVFGAEVLSRHDGPPLAQRNTALLDTLLTADAVLVAGQAASHCVKSSIDDLLDEIVRVDERLAQKVYILVDCMSSVTVPDGRGGFAADFTPDAERALARFREAGMHLVRSTDPMAPWAAGAQRTEASLRG
- a CDS encoding nicotinate phosphoribosyltransferase, with translation MSLLRTDGYKFSMAEAGWPLRQETFYYAQRKGGAAILPFDVETELQKLMPMPTDDDYAYLAAHEYEMGAGFKAAVLFRNQVVVRALPKGTWFLPREPVFSVTGPSALVSWLEPLALHLHYRIQLASLALTEPSALAAEVGTVTCEEQKDIVLSTLDSVGVRAPKVMVDSEAYFERVRATAANLVRIVGDPARIFEVGLRAATCVKQHELALQACKAAGIRRTSHVWAAARLDMIPVGTMGHEHVQRFGSDEAAFRAMRDRRPGRSSYLLDTFDTIRSGIPAAFRLMGEEGYQRRGDSIRYDSGDKEMQYRYAAQEARKRGIRTVQILEDGFDAAQTEKFEVLRREVGWTPEEQFYGYGGYLIAKPSGTSLVRDRVAAVYKLSQTATSPTMKFGDDSGIGKESIPGNPVVFRRRSGDGPRGVIGQAGEPPPQGYEQLTGGDVDPPRSIGALDAPPSGRGALDVALSDATQALAAKLHVARKALVAETSP
- a CDS encoding serine/threonine protein kinase, with the translated sequence MASTNFAPTGAEQVLADRFVIEKEAGRGGMGIVYRAFDRLTERTVAIKLLHERSPTAIRRFALEADALGKIDHPNILRYLAHGVADDGSPYLAIEWIEGESLRARLERLASANEFLDVSDVIELGQRLAAALAVAHAHHIVHRDVKPSNILLVDGHIGRPKLIDFGIVHTVFAEHTTTSGTVLGTVGYMAPEQARSEEDLDGRADLFSLGCVLFRSLTNRDVFEGSDPATVLSKLLLHTPPRISELRPGVLYGLDQLVARLLSKERTERPQTASEVRDVLIRIGASLLDPTLSAQRPALLPRKLLRESEQVRDSEQVRDSEQVRDSERVREAGRVRESEPGPSTKPDAEVSPRSVVRRSAVPLGAAVVIAMLVVGIALGSWRPRGSSVGTSKVAAPVGTALTALPLATSCPPSVTGLYQGGLKSLREGRWGGARRYFDKAAQIDESCPQVQLQRLIVNTDGVTPLAVQRERFRSSMHVRDALSTRDRMIMDAIAVLLAEEVPRAEEANRILDEAVRQFPLDAQLLVYSAYTKLDHVRSRQDVEAALANARKAAEVDPAYADAWQAGAEALDYLGRDEDVRVALEQCLKNSPAAVECMADRVLFFDRFGQCEEATTEARRYVSWESEGYRGYLLLARNLAATAAPKETIEEVLPRHWQRLVPPLREQMRLLESTKLEITVGNFGDALRMGEHLQGALAEANALGPHWRAAMLWVDTLLEVGDTARAAKVAEHALRLRDVWPRESVTATDTAESEAWLLAAAFQGRRLTADEWRRSTDLWDRAYLDSLNDFERWVFRWGSAVTSAADAAEAVARAPAGELRGRPRYPDDKWRIGLLDAYAGRIHLLAGDAARAVPFLEAGARACQGFDYPFLRVRAHLWLGMAKEKLGDTAAACGAYRFVLDRWGHATGVSVTAREAERRSRALSCKAP